The following proteins come from a genomic window of Oncorhynchus mykiss isolate Arlee chromosome 19, USDA_OmykA_1.1, whole genome shotgun sequence:
- the LOC110498153 gene encoding platelet-activating factor receptor — MEMEEDMTVNTTVNISTVGKITFLDSEFRYTLFPVFYGVVFVLGLIANSYVLFVLQRLRNAKAMSEIRIYMANLTVADLLFVCALPFWIGYYHHRGDWRYGDFLCRVTGAFFFINTYCSILFLAAISVNRYWAITCPLDAASSDHWRRGVAVTMVIWVLTLSMSVPYLLETGIQVDDGNVSRCFEGYHDKTDDEKRTVATTHLIIVGCFILVFFLVVICNLLIARALLTQSPTQHRGSSSSQLRGVKGQALHMLCAVVGVFVVCFLPHHVVQGPWTLAVLEIKEGWGRMDWGQRTRQWLNDAHQVTLMLMGLNCLLDPVVYCFATRKFRLYIKDNLKKMGRGKGCSETAITHISMVECKNVSQRLHSEQQQLKV; from the coding sequence ATGGAGATGGAAGAGGACATGACAGTGAACACGACAGTGAACATATCGACAGTCGGTAAAATAACCTTTCTGGACTCTGAGTTCCGTTACACCCTCTTCCCAGTGTTTTACGGTGTTGTGTTCGTCCTTGGTCTGATAGCCAACAGTTACGTGCTGTTCGTGCTGCAGCGCCTGCGCAACGCCAAGGCCATGAGCGAGATCCGCATCTACATGGCCAACCTGACTGTTGCCGACCTCCTCTTCGTGTGCGCCCTCCCCTTCTGGATTGGCTACTACCACCACCGCGGTGACTGGCGCTACGGCGACTTCCTGTGCCGCGTCACCGGCGCGTTCTTCTTCATCAACACCTACTGCTCCATCCTCTTCCTCGCCGCCATCAGCGTCAACCGTTACTGGGCCATCACGTGCCCGCTGGATGCCGCCTCGTCTGACCATTGGCGCCGCGGAGTGGCTGTCACCATGGTAATCTGGGTGCTCACTCTGTCCATGTCCGTGCCGTACCTCTTGGAGACGGGCATCCAGGTGGACGACGGCAACGTGTCGCGCTGCTTTGAGGGCTACCACGACAAGACTGACGACGAGAAGCGGACTGTGGCCACCACCCACCTCATCATTGTGGGGTGCTTCATCTTGGTCTTCTTCCTCGTAGTAATCTGTAACCTGCTCATCGCCCGTGCCCTGCTCACCCAGTCCCCTACCCAGCATCGGGGCTCCAGTTCATCCCAGCTCCGGGGGGTGAAGGGCCAGGCCCTGCATATGCTGTGTGCCGTGGTGGGGGTGTTCGTTGTGTGCTTCCTCCCACACCACGTGGTCCAGGGCCCCTGGACTCTGGCTGTACTGGAGATCAAGGAGGGCTGGGGCAGAATGGACTGGGGCCAGCGAACCAGGCAGTGGCTTAACGACGCCCACCAGGTCACCTTGATGCTGATGGGGCTCAACTGCCTCCTGGACCCTGTGGTGTACTGCTTCGCCACCAGGAAGTTCCGCCTGTACATCAAGGACAATCTGAAAAAGATGGGGAGGGGCAAAGGATGCTCGGAAACAGCCATCACACACATTTCTATGGTGGAGTGCAAGAATGTGAGCCAGCGGCTCCATAGTGAACAGCAGCAGCTGAAGGTTTAA